The proteins below are encoded in one region of Brachionichthys hirsutus isolate HB-005 chromosome 12, CSIRO-AGI_Bhir_v1, whole genome shotgun sequence:
- the LOC137902469 gene encoding olfactory receptor 4B13-like, with protein MENGSFYPPYFNLTMFVNIGHYGYPVFLLSLLLFAFIISANLVIIVVISREKALHEPMYIFILCLSVNSLYGSSGFFFRFLRDLLFDTHLISRAACFVQIYVIYTYGSYELSLLAIMAYDRYVAICKPLYYYNQITSKIISQLVTFAVVFPVLTLGILVYLASTLPLCGNAIPRLFCANWSIVKLSCISTFINNLIGLLLCIITVFMPLVYVLYTYVQIFLVCRKSSSEFKGKVIQSCLPHIITFVVYCITCFLDVALSRIDLEQLNPILSIIFSLEFVVIPPILNPLVYGLKLPDIRKAILRLLSCSKREDERMK; from the coding sequence atggAAAACGGTAGTTTTTATCCTCCTTATTTTAACCTCACCATGTTTGTGAACATAGGCCACTATGGCTACCCAGTGTTTCTATTGTCCCTTTTGCTCTTTGCCTTTATTATCTCAGCTAATCTTGTCATAATCGTGGTGATATCACGAGAGAAAGCTTTACATGAGCCGATGTATATTTTcatcctgtgtctgtctgtgaactCTCTGTACGGCTCCAgcggcttcttcttcaggttccTCAGGGATCTCCTGTTCGACACTCACTTGATCTCGCGAGCAGCTTGTTTTGTTCAGATCTATGTCATTTACACCTATGGATCCTACGAGCTCAGCCTGTTAGCAATTATGGCCTATGATCGGTATGTCGCTATATGTAAGCCTTTATATTACTATAACCAAATAACATCCAAGATAATCTCTCAGCTGGTCACCTTCGCGGTTGTTTTTCCAGTTTTAACTCTCGGGATTCTTGTTTATTTGGCCTCCACTCTTCCATTGTGTGGTAATGCAATACCGAGGCTGTTCTGTGCTAACTGGTCTATTGTAAAATTGTCTTGCATCTCCACTTTCATTAATAATCTTATTGGTTTGCTTTTATGTATAATCACAGTCTTTATGCCCCTGGTTTATGTCCTGTATACATATGTACAAATTTTTCTCGTTTGTAGGAAAAGCTCCTCTGAGTTCAAGGGCAAAGTCATCCAAAGCTGTCTGCCACACATTATTACTTTTGTCGTTTACTGCATCACTTGTTTTCTTGATGTTGCTCTCAGCAGAATCGATCTAGAACAGCTTAACCCAATTCTAAGTATAATTTTTTCGCTTGAATTTGTGGTGATTCCTCCCATTCTGAATCCTCTTGTGTACGGCCTGAAGTTGCCAGACATAAGAAAAGCTATCTTGAGATTGTTGTCCTGCtcaaaaagggaggatgaaaggatgaaataa